GTGGGATTCTGCACTAACGTGACATTGAATCCTTTCTTTTTTAGCAAATGATAGGCTGGTTCCCATCCGGAAGCGTCAGCGAATGCGCCATGCACAATAACGATGTTTTTAACCGAATCCTGTCCCATGTTTGTAATTTTTTATTGTTTTGAAGTGGGTGAACAGTATTGTTACAGCCAAACGATGTGCCCTGGTGCGTCTGGTTGTTAATCAATGCATTATGTAAGAACTCGCATCAATTTTTTTACGGTATTTCGTAGATTTATTTATCTTAATAATGCGGATAACACAAATCGCCAATTTTACAGGATGTCCTATTTTCTGAGTAAGTTTGCCGGGAACAGGGATAATTAGTAATTAACCATTAGTGAAAGGATGGAAGGCGGCTGCGGGGTGTTGAATAGCCTGACATTGCTGTCATAAGGCTCACCAATGCCTGCTGCGTAATTCCTGATTCCTAATGCTTCCTTGTGTGGACAGTGAACTAAATATGTCGTCTATGGAGATGTTTTCGGCGCAATTAGAAAAGAAAGAAAAAGAACAGTCAATATTACTCGAACTGAGTACACGGATCGCCGCTGCCAGGCACCGTGAGGATTTATGGCATGTAATTACAGACCAGTTGCTGGAATTATTTAACAGCAGGTATTACACTATCTGCCTGTTGAACGAAGATGGTGAATCTCATACCCCCTTCCTGCATAGCCAGGCTTCATCTATCAATTGCCGGACGGGTGAGACACCGATCATTGCCGACCTGCACCCCTATAATGACGGGGTTTTTGACGTGGCGATGGCTGCCGAAGGCCCGGTAGTATTTGAACTGCAGAAGGTGATGAGGGGGAATAAAGTGCCACCTTATGTATACCGGTGGTTCAACGTCGGCGTAGCGGAGATGCTGGCCGTGAAGATCTGTAATGGTAGTCAGCCGAAAGGCCTGCTGTACATTTTTTCAGAGAGCAGGAACGCGTTTGCGCATACAGATGACCGCTTCACCCAGGCGATCGCAGATCTGCTGGGGATAGGCATCAGCAATATACTGGCGAATGAGACGATCGAGCGTCAGTTGGTAGAGATAGACAAATTCAAGACCCGGCTGGAAGACGAGAACCGTTATCTGCAGGAGCAGGAGGGCGTACAGCGTACGTTTGCAGATATCATCGGTACCTCCGATGAGATGAAGAAGCGGGTAGCCATATTGTCAAGGGTTGCGCCATCCGAATCTACCGTATTGTTACTGGGGGAGACAGGTACAGGTAAGGAGGTGTTTGCGAGGGCTGTGCATGCGGCTTCTCCCCGTAAGGATCATCTGATGATCAAGGTGAACTGTGCGGCATTACCACCCAACCTGATCGAGAGTGAGTTATTTGGTCATGAGAAAGGGGCGTTTACAGGCGCTATGCAGCGCAGGATAGGCAAGTTTGAGCTGGCGGACAATAGTACGCTGTTCCTTGACGAGATCGGGGAGTTACCGCTGGAATTTCAGTCTAAGTTACTGCGGGTGTTGCAGGAAAAGGAAATAGAGCGCATCGGCGGCAAGGGAACGATCAAAGTGAACGTGCGCATCGTGGCTGCTACCAATCGTAACCTGGAGGAAGAGGTGCGGGCCGGCCGGTTCAGGAGTGACCTGTATTACCGGTTGCATGTATTTCCAATCGCTATTCCTGCATTGCGTAACAGAAAAGAAGATATACCGGCACTGGCCAATTATTTCCTGCGGCGTTTTGCGGACAAGAGCCGGAAGGAAGTACCGACAATCGCTGCGAAAGCAATGGAAAGTCTGATGCACTACGACTGGCCGGGTAATGTCCGTGAGCTGGAGCACCTGATGGAGCGGACATTGCTGCTGAGCACTACCAGAACAATCACTAAGATAGACCTGCCGGGAGGCGTTGTCACGCCCTCAAAAGAGGGTGATCAGACGATCGTCCTGCCACTGGCGATAATGGAAAAAGAGTATATACTGAAAGTACTGAAGTTGTGTAATGGCAGAATTGCCGGGCCTAACGGAGCCGCGGCAAAACTGAAATTACCTTCTACTACCCTGAACTCCCGGATGAAGAAACTGGGAATCAGGAAAGCGCATTATATCAATGAGGAGACCGCCGGGGATGAGCAGGTTACCCTTTAAAAGTCTGTTTGATACCCAGCTTTTTCATGCGGGAATACAGGGTTTGTGCCGGCATGCCGAGTAGTTCTGCGGCGCCACCGGTACCAGATACTTTTCCGTTGCCGGCTTTCAGGGCATTGATAATATGCTCCCTTTCTACTTCTTCCATCGTTTTTAATTTGCCGGAAGAAGCGGGACTGTTATCCCGCAACATACTGGTGGGTATATCGATCCTTTCAATGCTGCTGCCGGTGGAAAGTAATACATGCCGTTCCACAATATGTTCCAGTTCCCTGATATTGCCCGGCCAGTCATACGCCATCAGTTCCTGCATGGCATTTTCACTGAAGCCTGTAATAGAGACGCCATTCTTTTCGGCATATTTTCTGAGGAAATGGTAGGCCAGTGCATGGATATCTTCTTTCCTGGCCCTGAGTGGAGGAAGTTCCATTGGAAAGATGCTCAGGCGGTAGTACAGGTCTAAACGGAAGCGACCTTCGGCGACTTCTTTTTCCAGCTGACGGTTAGTTGCCGCAATCACACGTACATCCACTTTTACCGGGTTCTCACCACCTACACGTTCAATCTCTTTTTCCTGCAGGACCCTTAACAGCTTCACCTGTGCATCGGGAGGCATTTCACCTATCTCATCGAGGAAGATAGTGCCTTTATCGGCCTGTTCGAACCGGCCGGTACGCTTTTGCGTAGC
The DNA window shown above is from Chitinophaga agri and carries:
- a CDS encoding sigma 54-interacting transcriptional regulator → MEMFSAQLEKKEKEQSILLELSTRIAAARHREDLWHVITDQLLELFNSRYYTICLLNEDGESHTPFLHSQASSINCRTGETPIIADLHPYNDGVFDVAMAAEGPVVFELQKVMRGNKVPPYVYRWFNVGVAEMLAVKICNGSQPKGLLYIFSESRNAFAHTDDRFTQAIADLLGIGISNILANETIERQLVEIDKFKTRLEDENRYLQEQEGVQRTFADIIGTSDEMKKRVAILSRVAPSESTVLLLGETGTGKEVFARAVHAASPRKDHLMIKVNCAALPPNLIESELFGHEKGAFTGAMQRRIGKFELADNSTLFLDEIGELPLEFQSKLLRVLQEKEIERIGGKGTIKVNVRIVAATNRNLEEEVRAGRFRSDLYYRLHVFPIAIPALRNRKEDIPALANYFLRRFADKSRKEVPTIAAKAMESLMHYDWPGNVRELEHLMERTLLLSTTRTITKIDLPGGVVTPSKEGDQTIVLPLAIMEKEYILKVLKLCNGRIAGPNGAAAKLKLPSTTLNSRMKKLGIRKAHYINEETAGDEQVTL
- a CDS encoding sigma-54-dependent transcriptional regulator, with product MSSKGNILIVEDEFIVANDLRLMLQKAGYQICGIASSVIQARALIEKHNPDWILLDIILKGDYSGIDLAKELMVKKIPFLYISANTNHRTLEAAKQTQPYGFLVKPFREKDLFVMLDIARYKHQTENVRLQREAAVKADANCLDSIIGTSPRTKDLIEQIKIVAPSDTSVLINGESGTGKELVAQCIHKLSTRSNRPMVVVNCAALPLSLIETELFGHEKGAFTGATQKRTGRFEQADKGTIFLDEIGEMPPDAQVKLLRVLQEKEIERVGGENPVKVDVRVIAATNRQLEKEVAEGRFRLDLYYRLSIFPMELPPLRARKEDIHALAYHFLRKYAEKNGVSITGFSENAMQELMAYDWPGNIRELEHIVERHVLLSTGSSIERIDIPTSMLRDNSPASSGKLKTMEEVEREHIINALKAGNGKVSGTGGAAELLGMPAQTLYSRMKKLGIKQTFKG